The following coding sequences lie in one Klebsiella huaxiensis genomic window:
- the lptD gene encoding LPS assembly protein LptD: MKKRIPSLLATMIASALYSQQGLAADLATQCMLGVPSYNRPLVEGKPNDLPVTIDADHAKGNYPDNAVFTGNVDINQGNSRLQADEVQLHQQQAAGQPQPVRTVDALGNVHYDDNQVILKGPKAWSNLNTKDTNVWQGDYQMVGRQGRGTADLMKQRGENRYTILENGSFTSCLPGSDTWSVVGSEVIHDREEQVAEIWNARFKLGSVPIFYSPYLQLPVGDKRRSGFLIPNAKYSTKNGAEFYLPYYWNIAPNFDATITPHYMSKRGGVMWENEFRYLTQAGAGLFEFDYLPSDKVYEDDHSGDSNSRRWLFYWNHSGVVDQVWRFNADYTKVSDPDYFNDFSSKYGSSTDGYATQKLSAGYANQNFDATVSTKQFQVFDRDSSNAYSAEPQLDVNYYQNDVGPFDTHFYGQAVHFVNSNSKMPEATRVHFEPTIDLPLSNGWGSINTEAKLLATHYQQSNLDHYNAVNGTDYKDSVNRVMPQFKVDGKMVFERDMQESYTQTLEPRMQYLYIPYRDQSKIGSYDSTLLQSDYSGLFRDRTYSGLDRIASANQVSTGVTSRVYDAAAVERFNISVGQIYYFTEARTGDDNINWENNDTRGSLVWAGDTYWRITDDWGLRGGIQYDTRLDNVATGSGTVEYRRDENRLVQLNYRYASPEYIQATLPSYSTAKQYKDGISQVGMTASWPIVDRWAVVGAYYYDTNTRKSANQMLGVQYSSCCYAIRVGYERKINGWDNSSSESKYDNTFGFNIELRGLSSNYGLGTQQMLRSNILPYQSSL; encoded by the coding sequence ATGAAAAAACGTATTCCCAGCCTCCTGGCCACCATGATTGCCAGCGCCTTGTATAGCCAACAGGGCCTCGCTGCCGATCTCGCCACGCAATGTATGCTTGGCGTCCCAAGCTACAATCGTCCTCTGGTTGAAGGGAAACCCAACGACCTGCCGGTGACGATCGATGCCGATCATGCGAAGGGTAATTATCCTGATAACGCCGTCTTTACCGGCAACGTTGATATCAATCAGGGTAATAGCCGCCTGCAGGCCGATGAAGTTCAGCTCCATCAACAGCAGGCCGCGGGTCAGCCGCAGCCTGTACGCACGGTCGATGCACTCGGCAACGTTCACTACGACGACAATCAGGTTATCCTGAAAGGGCCAAAGGCCTGGTCAAATCTGAACACCAAAGATACCAACGTCTGGCAGGGCGACTACCAAATGGTTGGCCGTCAGGGGCGCGGTACCGCTGACCTGATGAAACAGCGTGGTGAAAACCGCTATACCATTTTAGAAAACGGCAGCTTTACCTCCTGTCTGCCGGGCTCTGACACCTGGAGCGTCGTCGGCAGCGAAGTTATCCACGACCGCGAAGAGCAGGTCGCGGAGATCTGGAACGCACGCTTTAAGCTCGGCTCGGTACCGATTTTTTACAGTCCCTACCTGCAGCTGCCGGTAGGCGATAAGCGTCGTTCAGGCTTCCTGATCCCTAACGCTAAATACAGCACCAAAAACGGCGCAGAATTCTATCTTCCTTATTACTGGAATATCGCGCCGAACTTTGATGCCACGATCACCCCGCACTATATGAGCAAGCGTGGCGGCGTGATGTGGGAAAACGAATTTCGCTACCTGACTCAGGCTGGCGCGGGTTTATTCGAGTTTGATTACCTACCATCGGATAAGGTTTACGAGGACGATCACTCTGGCGACAGCAACAGTCGCCGCTGGCTGTTCTACTGGAACCATTCTGGCGTCGTAGACCAGGTATGGCGCTTCAATGCCGACTACACCAAAGTCAGCGACCCGGACTACTTTAACGATTTCAGCTCCAAATACGGTTCCAGTACCGATGGCTACGCTACGCAAAAATTGAGCGCGGGCTACGCCAATCAGAACTTTGACGCGACCGTATCGACCAAGCAGTTCCAGGTCTTTGACCGCGACTCAAGCAACGCCTATTCCGCTGAGCCGCAGCTGGACGTGAACTACTATCAGAACGATGTCGGCCCGTTTGATACCCATTTTTACGGGCAAGCCGTACATTTTGTTAACTCGAACAGCAAAATGCCGGAAGCGACTCGCGTTCACTTCGAGCCGACCATCGATCTGCCGCTGTCTAACGGCTGGGGCAGCATCAATACCGAAGCCAAACTGCTGGCAACCCACTATCAGCAGAGCAATCTCGATCATTACAACGCGGTCAACGGCACCGACTATAAAGACTCGGTTAATCGCGTGATGCCGCAGTTTAAAGTTGATGGCAAAATGGTTTTCGAGCGCGATATGCAAGAGAGCTATACCCAGACGCTCGAACCGCGTATGCAGTATCTGTACATCCCCTATCGTGACCAGAGCAAAATAGGTAGCTACGACTCAACGCTGCTGCAATCTGACTATAGCGGCCTGTTCCGTGACCGTACCTACAGCGGCCTCGATCGCATTGCTTCAGCCAACCAGGTCTCCACCGGCGTCACATCTCGCGTTTATGATGCCGCCGCAGTTGAACGTTTTAACATTTCCGTTGGTCAAATCTACTATTTCACCGAGGCGCGAACCGGTGACGACAACATCAACTGGGAGAATAACGACACGCGAGGTTCACTGGTATGGGCCGGCGATACCTACTGGCGCATCACCGATGACTGGGGTTTACGCGGGGGAATTCAGTACGATACGCGTCTGGATAACGTCGCTACCGGTAGCGGAACCGTGGAATACCGTCGCGACGAAAACCGTTTAGTACAGCTTAACTATCGTTACGCGAGCCCGGAATACATTCAGGCGACTCTGCCATCGTATTCCACCGCGAAGCAATATAAAGATGGTATTTCGCAGGTGGGGATGACCGCCAGTTGGCCAATAGTCGATCGTTGGGCAGTTGTTGGCGCGTACTACTACGACACGAATACCAGAAAGTCAGCAAATCAGATGTTAGGGGTGCAGTATAGCTCTTGTTGCTACGCTATCCGTGTCGGCTATGAACGTAAGATCAACGGCTGGGATAACAGCAGCAGCGAAAGCAAATACGACAACACCTTCGGCTTTAACATCGAGCTGCGTGGTCTGAGCTCCAATTACGGTCTCGGCACCCAGCAGATGCTGCGTTCGAACATTTTACCGTACCAGAGCTCCCTGTGA
- a CDS encoding 2-hydroxycarboxylate transporter family protein, with the protein MSTTDNAFSATIDPINTPKAPLKQRWWHILDNWKVGIIPLPLFLLAGGLIALDCLGGKLPSDIVVMVATLAFFGFACGEFGKRLPVLGKLGAAAICATFIPSALVHYGLLPDVVVESTTRFYKSTNILYLYICCIIVGSIMSMNRTTLIQGFLRIFFPMLCGEIVGMLVGVGVGTALGLEPFQVFFFIVLPIMAGGVGEGAIPLSIGYAALMHMDQGVALGRVLPMVMLGSLTAIVISGCLNQLGKRFPHLTGEGQLMPNRRNETHREESAEGKMDVTTLASGALLAVLLYMLGMLGQKMIGLPAPVGMLFLAVLLKLANGVSPRLQEGSQMVYKFFRTAVTYPILFAVGVAITPWQELVNAFTVSNLLVIISTVSALVATGFVVGKKIGMHPIDVAIVSCCQSGQGGTGDVAILTSGNRMNLMPFAQIATRIGGAINVSLGLLFLSHFLT; encoded by the coding sequence ATGAGCACCACAGACAATGCATTCTCTGCAACCATCGACCCTATTAATACGCCGAAAGCACCGCTCAAGCAGCGCTGGTGGCATATCCTCGATAACTGGAAAGTCGGTATTATCCCGCTGCCGCTGTTTCTACTAGCCGGTGGCCTGATCGCGCTGGACTGCCTGGGCGGCAAGCTGCCGAGCGACATTGTGGTGATGGTGGCAACGCTGGCCTTTTTCGGCTTTGCCTGCGGTGAATTCGGTAAGCGTTTGCCGGTTCTGGGCAAGCTCGGCGCTGCGGCGATCTGCGCGACGTTTATTCCCTCCGCGCTGGTGCACTATGGCCTGCTGCCGGATGTGGTGGTGGAATCGACCACCAGGTTCTATAAGTCGACCAACATTCTCTATCTCTACATCTGCTGCATCATCGTCGGCAGCATCATGAGCATGAACCGTACCACGCTGATTCAGGGCTTTCTGCGAATTTTCTTCCCGATGCTGTGCGGAGAAATCGTTGGCATGCTGGTTGGCGTTGGCGTCGGTACCGCTCTGGGGCTGGAGCCGTTCCAGGTATTCTTCTTTATTGTCCTGCCGATTATGGCTGGCGGCGTAGGCGAGGGGGCTATTCCGCTGTCGATAGGCTATGCCGCGCTGATGCATATGGATCAGGGCGTTGCACTGGGCCGCGTGCTGCCTATGGTGATGTTGGGCAGCCTGACGGCGATTGTTATCTCCGGCTGTTTAAACCAGCTCGGCAAACGCTTCCCGCATTTAACCGGCGAAGGACAGCTGATGCCAAACCGCCGCAACGAAACGCACCGCGAAGAGTCTGCTGAGGGAAAAATGGATGTGACGACGCTGGCCTCCGGCGCGCTGCTGGCTGTGCTGCTGTATATGCTGGGAATGTTGGGTCAGAAGATGATTGGCCTGCCGGCTCCGGTGGGGATGTTGTTCCTCGCAGTACTGCTGAAACTGGCTAACGGTGTCTCTCCACGTCTGCAGGAGGGCTCGCAAATGGTGTATAAATTCTTCCGCACGGCGGTAACCTATCCGATTTTGTTTGCCGTTGGCGTGGCGATCACCCCCTGGCAGGAGCTGGTCAACGCCTTCACCGTGAGCAACCTGCTGGTGATTATCAGCACCGTGTCGGCGCTGGTGGCGACCGGCTTTGTGGTGGGGAAAAAGATAGGTATGCATCCGATTGATGTGGCGATTGTTTCCTGTTGCCAGAGCGGTCAGGGCGGCACCGGCGACGTGGCGATTCTGACTTCCGGCAACCGCATGAACCTGATGCCGTTCGCGCAGATCGCAACAAGAATTGGTGGTGCGATTAATGTTTCATTGGGTCTGCTATTCCTCAGTCATTTTTTAACCTGA
- the apaG gene encoding Co2+/Mg2+ efflux protein ApaG, which yields MINSPRVCVQVQSVYIESQSSPEEERYVFAYTVTLRNLGRTQVQLLGRYWLITNGNGRETEVQGEGVVGEQPHIPAGGEFQYTSGAVIETPLGTMQGHYEMIDVNGAPFSIEVPVFRLAVPTLIH from the coding sequence ATGATCAATTCGCCCCGAGTTTGTGTGCAGGTACAAAGCGTCTATATCGAATCGCAATCTTCTCCAGAAGAAGAGCGCTACGTTTTCGCTTATACCGTCACCCTGCGTAATTTGGGGCGGACTCAGGTTCAGCTTCTTGGTCGCTACTGGCTTATCACCAACGGCAATGGTCGTGAGACCGAAGTTCAGGGTGAAGGGGTTGTCGGCGAGCAGCCGCATATTCCGGCCGGCGGCGAATTTCAATATACCAGCGGCGCGGTTATTGAAACGCCGCTGGGCACCATGCAGGGACACTATGAGATGATCGATGTGAACGGCGCGCCGTTCTCCATTGAAGTCCCTGTTTTCCGTCTCGCAGTACCCACTCTCATCCATTAA
- a CDS encoding response regulator, with product MHHDLVDVLIIEDENELARLHAELIQKHPRMRLVGIAASLTQARQMLNTRPPQLVLLDNYLPDGKGVTLMTDPVLANAHCSVIFITAASDMETCSLAIRNGAFDYILKPVSWKRLSQSLERFVQFYDQQREWKIVDQQNVDSLYQLQAKNYRTDSGSKGIEEKTLALVQNLFTGREDRCFSVDEVVSEAGLSKTTARRYLEHCVEIGFLEVEMLYGKIGHPRRMYRRAASAS from the coding sequence ATGCATCATGACCTGGTCGATGTTCTGATCATCGAAGATGAAAACGAACTGGCGCGACTGCACGCCGAGCTTATCCAGAAACACCCGCGCATGCGGCTGGTAGGTATAGCAGCCTCACTCACTCAAGCGCGGCAAATGCTCAATACCAGGCCACCGCAGTTGGTGCTGCTCGATAACTACCTGCCGGATGGCAAAGGGGTCACGCTGATGACCGATCCTGTTCTGGCTAATGCCCACTGCTCGGTGATTTTTATCACCGCCGCCAGCGATATGGAAACCTGTAGCCTCGCTATCCGCAACGGCGCTTTCGATTACATTCTCAAGCCGGTGTCATGGAAGCGCCTGAGCCAGTCGCTAGAGCGGTTTGTGCAGTTTTACGATCAACAGCGCGAATGGAAGATTGTCGACCAGCAGAACGTCGATTCGCTGTATCAGCTACAGGCAAAAAACTACCGTACCGACAGCGGCAGTAAAGGCATCGAGGAGAAAACGCTGGCGCTGGTGCAAAACCTGTTTACCGGCAGAGAGGATCGCTGCTTTTCAGTGGATGAAGTGGTTAGCGAGGCAGGATTAAGCAAAACCACTGCCCGGCGCTATCTGGAGCACTGTGTGGAAATTGGCTTTCTGGAAGTGGAGATGCTGTACGGGAAGATTGGCCATCCGCGCCGTATGTATCGTCGCGCCGCAAGCGCATCCTGA
- the rsmA gene encoding 16S rRNA (adenine(1518)-N(6)/adenine(1519)-N(6))-dimethyltransferase RsmA translates to MNNRVHQGHLARKRFGQNFLNDQFVIDSIVSAINPQKDQAIVEIGPGLAALTEPVGERLDKLTVIELDRDLAARLQTHPFLGPKLTIYQQDAMTMNFRELSQTMGQPLRVFGNLPYNISTPLMFHLFSYTDAIADMHFMLQKEVVNRLVAGPNSKAYGRLSVMAQYYCQIIPVLEVPPSAFTPAPKVDSAVVRLVPYRTLPHPVKEIRVLSRITTEAFNQRRKTIRNSLGNLFSVEVLTELGIDPAKRAENISVAQYCQLANWLSENAPTKES, encoded by the coding sequence ATGAATAATCGAGTCCATCAGGGCCACTTAGCCCGTAAACGTTTCGGGCAAAACTTTCTCAACGATCAGTTCGTGATCGACAGCATTGTCTCGGCCATTAATCCACAAAAAGATCAGGCGATTGTTGAAATCGGCCCCGGCCTTGCCGCACTGACTGAGCCGGTCGGTGAACGCCTCGACAAATTGACCGTTATCGAGCTGGACCGCGATCTGGCTGCACGTTTGCAAACGCATCCGTTCCTCGGACCGAAGCTGACGATTTATCAGCAAGATGCGATGACCATGAACTTCCGCGAGCTGTCGCAGACCATGGGCCAGCCGCTGCGCGTGTTTGGCAACCTGCCGTACAATATCTCCACGCCGCTGATGTTCCATCTGTTCAGCTATACTGATGCCATTGCCGACATGCACTTTATGCTGCAAAAAGAAGTCGTCAATCGTCTGGTTGCCGGGCCGAACAGTAAGGCGTATGGTCGATTGAGCGTGATGGCGCAATATTACTGCCAGATAATTCCGGTACTTGAAGTCCCGCCGAGCGCCTTTACGCCAGCACCTAAAGTGGATTCTGCCGTCGTGCGTCTGGTGCCTTACCGCACGCTGCCGCATCCGGTAAAAGAGATTCGCGTGCTGAGCCGCATCACCACCGAGGCTTTCAACCAGCGTCGGAAAACGATCCGTAACAGCCTCGGCAATCTGTTCAGCGTCGAGGTTCTGACCGAGCTGGGTATCGACCCGGCGAAGCGTGCAGAAAATATTTCCGTGGCGCAGTATTGTCAGTTAGCTAACTGGTTATCTGAGAACGCGCCCACCAAGGAGAGCTAA
- a CDS encoding ATP-binding protein — translation MKVSFQFKLFISLVAFFSVLFALLGAYYYFDASHQLYQEMSARAKIQAEEIALMPNLRQQVAREDPQAIKPFMQNIAAHSDASFIVIGDKRGVHLFHSVHPEWVGTRLVGGDNQAVLEGKSTTTIRKGGLGISLRSKAPILDDAGRVVGIVSVGYLTSYLDSITLEKVINIFVAAVLLLIALFVFSWYFTRSIKKQIFSLEPREIGLLVRQQKAMMESIYEGVIVIDHNRRIKVINHAARSLLGLSQLAHQLRGKSIDNVITPQPFFASAEMLESDTHDELCRFNQLTVLASRVRIMLEDSLQGWVITFRDRDEINSLSAQLSQVKRYVDNLRIMRHEQLNRMTTLSGLLHLGHYDEAIRYIQAQSEHAQELLDFISSHFNSPTLCGLLLGKAARAREKGVELNFDPACRIDRPLSSLMESELISIIGNLLDNAIEATQRAELPHEPVEVLIQLNARELMIEVADRGVGIRAEIRERIFERGVTTKTRGDHGMGLYLIERYVTQAGGTIEVADNAPRGAIFTLFIPADGPVHPQQETHYAS, via the coding sequence ATGAAAGTTTCATTTCAATTTAAGTTGTTCATTTCGCTGGTCGCCTTTTTCTCAGTCCTGTTTGCACTGCTGGGCGCTTATTATTATTTCGACGCCAGCCATCAGCTTTATCAGGAAATGAGCGCCCGCGCTAAAATACAGGCGGAAGAAATTGCTTTAATGCCGAATTTACGTCAGCAGGTCGCACGTGAAGACCCGCAGGCGATAAAACCGTTTATGCAAAATATCGCCGCCCACAGCGACGCCAGCTTTATCGTGATTGGCGATAAGCGGGGAGTGCATCTATTTCACTCGGTCCATCCGGAATGGGTCGGGACGCGGTTAGTTGGCGGCGATAACCAGGCGGTGCTGGAGGGGAAAAGCACCACCACCATCCGTAAAGGCGGGCTCGGTATTTCGCTACGCAGCAAAGCGCCGATTCTTGATGATGCGGGTCGGGTTGTGGGGATTGTCTCCGTTGGCTATCTCACCAGCTACCTCGACAGCATCACGCTGGAAAAAGTGATTAATATTTTCGTCGCCGCCGTACTGCTGCTTATCGCGCTGTTTGTCTTCTCCTGGTACTTCACCCGCAGCATCAAGAAGCAGATTTTCTCGCTAGAGCCGCGCGAAATCGGCCTGTTGGTGCGCCAGCAAAAAGCGATGATGGAGTCGATATACGAAGGGGTGATTGTGATTGACCACAACCGGCGTATCAAAGTGATAAACCACGCCGCCCGCAGCCTGCTTGGGCTGAGCCAACTCGCGCACCAGCTGCGCGGTAAGTCGATTGATAATGTCATCACCCCGCAACCGTTTTTCGCCAGCGCAGAGATGCTCGAAAGCGATACCCACGATGAGCTGTGTCGCTTTAATCAGCTTACCGTGCTCGCCAGCCGGGTGCGTATCATGCTGGAGGATTCGCTACAGGGCTGGGTAATTACCTTCCGCGACCGCGACGAAATCAACTCCCTTAGCGCCCAGCTCAGCCAGGTCAAACGCTACGTCGACAACCTGCGCATCATGCGTCACGAGCAGCTAAACCGCATGACCACCCTTTCCGGCCTGCTGCATCTGGGCCACTATGATGAGGCGATTCGCTATATTCAGGCCCAGTCGGAACATGCTCAGGAGCTGCTGGACTTTATCTCATCGCACTTTAATTCACCGACACTCTGCGGACTGCTGCTGGGTAAAGCCGCCAGGGCGCGGGAAAAAGGCGTTGAGCTGAACTTTGACCCGGCCTGTCGTATCGACCGTCCTCTGTCATCGTTGATGGAGTCCGAGTTAATTTCTATCATCGGCAACCTGCTGGATAACGCCATTGAAGCCACCCAGCGCGCCGAGCTACCGCACGAACCGGTTGAAGTTCTGATCCAGTTGAACGCCCGGGAGTTAATGATTGAAGTGGCTGACCGCGGGGTTGGTATTCGTGCGGAAATCCGCGAGCGCATTTTTGAACGCGGCGTTACCACCAAAACCCGTGGCGATCACGGCATGGGTCTGTATCTTATTGAACGTTATGTCACTCAGGCGGGCGGCACAATTGAAGTGGCTGACAACGCGCCGCGCGGCGCGATTTTCACGCTGTTTATTCCCGCTGATGGGCCTGTTCATCCGCAACAAGAGACGCACTATGCATCATGA
- the djlA gene encoding co-chaperone DjlA — translation MQYLGKIIGVAVALMMGGGFWGVVLGFLIGHMFDRARSRRLNVFANQQERQSLFFSTTFEVMGHLTKSKGRVTEADIHVANLLMDRMNLHGEARTAAQHAFRVGKSDDYPLREKMRQLRSVCFGRFDLIRMFLEIQLQAAFADGDLHPNEREVLFVIADELGISRAQFEQFLRMMQGGAQFGGGSQQQSYGQHGGNAGWQQAQRGPTLEDACNVLGVKPTDDAATVKRAYRKLMSEHHPDKLVAKGLPPEMMEMAKQKAQEIQKAWELIKEQRGF, via the coding sequence ATGCAGTATTTGGGTAAAATAATTGGCGTTGCGGTTGCGTTGATGATGGGTGGTGGCTTCTGGGGCGTGGTGCTGGGCTTCTTAATCGGGCATATGTTTGACCGCGCACGCAGTCGTCGGCTGAATGTTTTTGCCAACCAGCAGGAGCGCCAGTCGCTGTTCTTCTCCACCACTTTCGAAGTGATGGGGCATCTGACCAAATCTAAAGGCCGTGTCACTGAAGCCGATATTCATGTCGCCAATTTGCTGATGGATCGGATGAATCTGCACGGCGAAGCGCGTACTGCGGCTCAGCACGCATTTCGGGTCGGAAAATCAGATGATTACCCGCTGCGTGAGAAAATGCGCCAGCTGCGCAGCGTCTGTTTTGGTCGGTTCGATTTGATTCGGATGTTTCTGGAAATTCAGCTGCAGGCGGCCTTTGCTGACGGCGACCTGCACCCCAACGAACGCGAAGTGCTGTTTGTCATTGCTGATGAGCTGGGTATCTCCCGCGCCCAGTTTGAGCAGTTCCTGCGCATGATGCAGGGCGGCGCGCAGTTTGGCGGCGGTTCGCAGCAGCAATCGTACGGTCAGCACGGCGGCAATGCCGGCTGGCAGCAGGCGCAGCGCGGGCCAACCCTCGAGGATGCCTGTAACGTATTAGGGGTGAAGCCAACCGACGACGCCGCGACCGTCAAACGCGCCTACCGTAAGCTGATGAGCGAGCACCATCCGGATAAGCTGGTGGCGAAAGGTCTGCCGCCGGAAATGATGGAGATGGCCAAGCAGAAAGCGCAGGAGATCCAGAAAGCCTGGGAGCTGATTAAAGAGCAGCGCGGATTTTAA
- the surA gene encoding peptidylprolyl isomerase SurA, whose translation MKNWKTLLLGIAMIANTSFAAPQVVDKVAAVVNNGVVLESDVAGLMQSVKLNAGQAGQQLPDDATLRHQILERLIMDQIVLQMGQKMGVKISDDQLDQAIANIAKQNNMSMDQMRSRLAYDGINYNTYRSQIRKEMTISEVRNNEVRRRITVLPQEVETLAKQIGDQNDASTELNLSHILIPLPENPTSEQVAEAQDQANSVVEQARSGADFGKLAITYSADQQALKGGQMGWGRIQELPGIFAQALSTAKKGDIVGPIRSGVGFHILKINDMRGGSKSISVTEVHARHILLKPSPIMNDDQARAKLEQIAADIKSGKTTFAQAAKEFSEDPGSANQGGDLGWATPDIFDPAFRDAILRLNKGQTSAPVHSSFGWHLIELLDTRNVDKTDAAQKDRAYRMLMNRKFSEEAATWMQEQRASAYVKVLSN comes from the coding sequence ATGAAGAACTGGAAAACGCTGCTTCTCGGTATCGCCATGATCGCGAATACCAGTTTCGCTGCCCCGCAGGTTGTCGATAAAGTAGCGGCTGTCGTCAATAATGGCGTTGTTCTGGAAAGCGACGTCGCTGGTTTGATGCAATCGGTAAAACTTAACGCCGGCCAGGCCGGGCAGCAACTGCCGGATGATGCAACCCTGCGTCATCAGATCCTCGAACGTCTGATCATGGATCAGATAGTCCTGCAGATGGGCCAGAAAATGGGCGTGAAGATCTCTGACGATCAGCTCGACCAGGCCATTGCCAACATCGCTAAGCAGAACAATATGTCGATGGATCAGATGCGCAGTCGTCTGGCCTATGACGGTATTAACTACAACACCTACCGTAGTCAGATTCGCAAAGAGATGACGATTTCGGAAGTGCGTAATAACGAAGTTCGTCGTCGCATCACCGTTCTGCCGCAGGAAGTAGAAACCCTGGCAAAACAAATTGGCGATCAGAATGACGCCAGCACTGAGCTGAATCTCAGCCACATCCTAATCCCGCTGCCGGAAAACCCAACTTCCGAGCAGGTTGCAGAGGCTCAGGACCAGGCAAACTCAGTAGTTGAGCAGGCGCGCAGCGGTGCAGACTTCGGCAAATTAGCTATCACCTATTCTGCCGATCAGCAGGCGCTGAAAGGCGGCCAGATGGGCTGGGGTCGTATTCAGGAACTGCCTGGCATCTTCGCTCAGGCGCTGAGCACCGCGAAGAAAGGCGATATCGTTGGCCCGATTCGTTCCGGCGTTGGCTTCCATATCCTGAAAATTAACGATATGCGCGGCGGCAGCAAAAGTATCTCCGTTACCGAAGTTCACGCTCGCCACATCCTGCTGAAACCTTCGCCGATCATGAACGACGATCAGGCACGGGCGAAGCTTGAGCAGATCGCAGCAGATATTAAGAGCGGCAAAACCACCTTTGCTCAAGCGGCGAAAGAGTTCTCTGAAGATCCGGGTTCTGCTAACCAGGGCGGTGATTTAGGTTGGGCAACTCCGGATATTTTCGATCCGGCGTTCCGCGACGCGATTCTGCGCCTCAACAAAGGCCAGACCAGCGCTCCGGTTCACTCATCCTTCGGCTGGCACCTGATTGAACTGCTGGATACCCGCAACGTCGACAAAACCGACGCCGCGCAGAAAGACCGTGCTTACCGCATGCTGATGAACCGTAAATTCTCCGAAGAAGCGGCTACCTGGATGCAGGAACAGCGCGCCAGCGCGTACGTTAAAGTTCTGAGTAACTAA
- the pdxA gene encoding 4-hydroxythreonine-4-phosphate dehydrogenase PdxA, translating to MIGTQRVVITPGEPAGIGPDLVVQLAQRDWPVELVICADGALLSDRANLLGLPLSLRPYDPTVPASAQRAGTLTLLPVALNVPVEPGVLNVSNGGYVVDTLARACDGCLNGEFAALITGPVHKGIINDAGIAFTGHTEFFEERSQASKVVMMLATEELRVALVTTHLPLKAISDAITPDLLREIITILHHDLRTKFGINDPHVLVCGLNPHAGEGGHMGTEEIDTIIPVLEEMRAKGMNLSGPLPADTLFQPKYLDHADAVLAMYHDQGLPVLKYQGFGRGVNITLGLPFIRTSVDHGTALELAGQGKAEVGSFITALNLAIKMIVNTQ from the coding sequence ATGATCGGTACACAACGAGTCGTAATCACTCCCGGCGAACCCGCCGGGATTGGCCCCGACCTCGTCGTGCAGCTTGCGCAGCGCGACTGGCCGGTAGAGCTGGTGATTTGCGCCGATGGCGCCCTGTTATCCGACCGAGCAAACCTGCTCGGTCTTCCTTTATCCCTTAGGCCTTACGACCCCACCGTTCCTGCCTCAGCGCAGCGCGCGGGCACCCTGACGCTTCTTCCTGTCGCTCTCAACGTACCGGTTGAGCCAGGTGTGCTTAACGTTAGCAACGGTGGTTACGTGGTCGACACGCTGGCCCGCGCCTGCGATGGCTGCCTGAACGGCGAATTTGCCGCGCTGATCACCGGGCCGGTGCATAAGGGCATTATCAATGATGCAGGTATCGCCTTTACTGGTCACACCGAGTTCTTTGAAGAGCGCTCACAGGCCAGTAAAGTGGTGATGATGCTGGCAACCGAAGAGCTGCGCGTGGCGCTGGTGACCACTCATCTGCCGCTAAAAGCGATAAGCGATGCGATTACGCCAGACCTGCTGCGTGAAATCATCACCATTCTGCATCACGACCTGCGCACCAAATTTGGCATTAATGACCCGCACGTGCTGGTCTGCGGCCTGAACCCGCATGCAGGCGAAGGCGGTCACATGGGAACGGAAGAGATCGATACGATTATTCCGGTGCTTGAAGAGATGCGCGCAAAGGGCATGAACCTGAGCGGCCCACTCCCGGCAGACACCCTGTTTCAGCCGAAATATCTCGACCATGCCGATGCGGTACTCGCGATGTATCACGATCAGGGCCTGCCCGTGCTAAAATACCAGGGCTTTGGCCGCGGCGTGAATATTACGCTCGGTTTACCTTTTATTCGCACCTCTGTTGACCACGGTACCGCACTCGAACTTGCGGGCCAGGGAAAAGCGGAAGTCGGCAGTTTTATCACGGCGCTTAATCTCGCCATCAAAATGATTGTTAATACCCAATGA